In Anaerobacillus isosaccharinicus, one genomic interval encodes:
- a CDS encoding membrane lipoprotein lipid attachment site-containing protein, with product MKKLFIIIIMVLLLTACTSQNSHKSYKSVIELDDLKFEVEDYEILSSNNPDDKNVQVFVK from the coding sequence TTGAAGAAATTATTTATCATAATAATTATGGTATTACTACTCACTGCTTGCACTTCACAAAATTCTCATAAGTCTTATAAGAGTGTAATTGAGCTAGATGACTTAAAGTTTGAAGTCGAAGACTATGAAATATTAAGCAGCAATAATCCTGATGATAAAAACGTTCAAGTATTTGTAAAGTAA
- the tnpA gene encoding IS66 family insertion sequence element accessory protein TnpA, whose amino-acid sequence MSVDERKQMWEDRIDAYRSSGVPSVKAWCEQNQVGVQSMYSWMKRLETEPTHVAYPLTQWVAIDSSNSIEETATLTVKVGDVSIEIKEGFSHSLLNEVLQVLQSHVK is encoded by the coding sequence ATGTCAGTAGATGAACGTAAACAAATGTGGGAAGATCGCATCGACGCCTACAGATCCAGTGGAGTGCCAAGTGTCAAAGCTTGGTGTGAACAAAATCAAGTAGGTGTTCAAAGTATGTATAGCTGGATGAAAAGATTGGAAACTGAGCCGACTCACGTCGCTTATCCTCTTACACAATGGGTTGCCATTGATTCATCCAACTCGATTGAAGAAACAGCTACTTTAACAGTTAAGGTAGGCGATGTTTCAATCGAAATTAAAGAAGGCTTCAGCCATTCACTTTTAAATGAAGTACTTCAGGTTCTTCAATCCCATGTTAAGTAA
- the tnpB gene encoding IS66 family insertion sequence element accessory protein TnpB (TnpB, as the term is used for proteins encoded by IS66 family insertion elements, is considered an accessory protein, since TnpC, encoded by a neighboring gene, is a DDE family transposase.), with translation MLSKTPIQRVYLAAGATDLRKSIDGLAAIVQMSFQLDPFSSNLFVFCNRKRDKLKILHWDHNGFWLYYRRLEKGVFQWPDEQTTKPLSISPRQFNWLLDGLPLEQKQAHPKMSAKFII, from the coding sequence ATGTTAAGTAAAACACCTATTCAACGAGTCTATTTAGCGGCGGGTGCAACAGATCTGAGAAAGTCGATTGATGGTTTGGCAGCGATTGTTCAAATGAGTTTCCAATTGGATCCTTTCTCTTCCAATCTATTTGTGTTCTGTAATCGCAAACGAGATAAACTAAAGATCCTTCATTGGGATCATAATGGGTTTTGGTTATATTATCGCCGACTGGAAAAAGGCGTTTTTCAATGGCCAGATGAACAAACTACTAAGCCGCTATCGATCAGTCCTCGCCAATTCAACTGGCTCTTGGATGGACTTCCACTTGAACAAAAACAAGCCCATCCAAAAATGAGTGCAAAATTTATCATATAG
- the tnpC gene encoding IS66 family transposase, producing the protein MRKTTNELLDTIEELAAKNADLEKQKEVLEAKIKWLEEQFRLSQQKKFGASSEKTNPDQIELPLFNEAEITADVKMEEPTLETITYNRKKHVGQRDAKLENLPTETIHYRLSEEEQVCLCCGETVHEMSTQTRRELKIIPAQVTVVEHVRHIYSCRQCEREGIETPVVTAKMPAAVFPKSLASPSAMAYIMNQKYVEGMPLYRIEKQFERLGVFLSRQTIANWVIYGATKWLSPLYNRLHELLLHLDRLHADETTVQVLAEPDKLATSKSYMWLYRSGRDVSPIVLYDYQTSRHSKHPKAFLKGFAGYLHVDGYAGYHDMKDVELVGCWAHSRRKYDETLKSLPASVDKSTSLAAEGLHFCTQLFKIEKQIEEEFENCSPEQRKEERQKRSQPVLDAYLAWLKSKRPQVPPKSKLGDAINYSLNQWSKLIVFMKDGRLELDNNRAERSIKPFVMGRKAWLFAQSMKGATASAVIYSIVETAKENQLNPLNYLTYLFEHLPQIDLDDQEALDQFLPWSKSIPNECRIPAKLK; encoded by the coding sequence ATGAGAAAAACGACGAATGAACTACTAGATACAATTGAAGAACTCGCAGCGAAAAATGCGGATTTGGAAAAACAAAAAGAAGTCCTAGAGGCAAAAATCAAATGGTTGGAAGAGCAATTCCGACTAAGCCAACAAAAGAAATTCGGGGCTTCGAGTGAAAAAACAAATCCGGATCAAATCGAACTTCCTCTTTTTAATGAAGCTGAAATCACAGCGGATGTAAAAATGGAAGAACCTACACTTGAAACGATTACTTATAATCGAAAGAAGCATGTAGGACAACGAGATGCGAAGCTTGAAAACTTGCCTACGGAAACGATCCATTATCGTTTATCCGAAGAAGAGCAGGTCTGTTTGTGTTGCGGTGAAACTGTACATGAAATGAGTACGCAAACAAGACGTGAGCTAAAAATTATTCCTGCTCAAGTAACAGTCGTTGAACATGTTCGACATATATACAGTTGCCGTCAATGTGAACGCGAAGGAATAGAAACGCCGGTTGTCACAGCTAAAATGCCTGCGGCAGTCTTTCCAAAAAGTCTCGCTTCTCCTTCTGCAATGGCATATATCATGAATCAAAAATACGTAGAAGGAATGCCGTTGTACCGAATCGAAAAACAATTTGAACGGCTGGGTGTCTTTCTATCACGCCAAACGATTGCCAATTGGGTAATATATGGTGCAACAAAGTGGCTCTCACCGTTATACAATCGCCTGCATGAGTTACTGCTTCATCTTGACCGTCTGCACGCAGATGAAACAACCGTTCAAGTTTTAGCAGAACCTGATAAATTAGCAACTTCCAAATCCTATATGTGGTTGTATCGATCTGGTCGGGATGTTTCACCGATTGTCTTATATGACTATCAAACTTCTCGCCATAGTAAACACCCGAAAGCCTTTCTAAAAGGATTTGCGGGCTATCTTCATGTCGATGGTTATGCAGGTTACCATGATATGAAGGATGTGGAGTTAGTTGGCTGTTGGGCGCATTCACGCCGTAAATACGACGAAACGCTCAAATCTTTGCCTGCAAGTGTAGATAAATCTACGAGTCTCGCAGCTGAAGGTCTTCACTTCTGTACGCAATTATTTAAAATTGAAAAACAGATAGAAGAGGAATTTGAAAATTGTAGTCCTGAACAGCGAAAAGAAGAACGTCAAAAACGTAGTCAACCTGTGTTGGACGCTTATTTGGCATGGCTAAAATCCAAACGCCCTCAAGTTCCACCTAAAAGCAAATTAGGCGATGCCATAAATTATAGTTTAAACCAATGGTCAAAACTCATTGTCTTTATGAAAGACGGGCGACTTGAACTCGATAATAATAGAGCAGAACGTTCAATTAAACCATTCGTTATGGGAAGAAAAGCATGGTTGTTTGCCCAATCGATGAAAGGAGCAACCGCCAGTGCGGTCATCTACAGCATTGTCGAAACTGCCAAAGAGAATCAATTAAATCCATTAAATTATTTAACTTATCTTTTTGAACACTTACCACAAATAGACCTAGATGATCAGGAAGCACTTGACCAATTCCTTCCGTGGTCAAAGTCCATTCCAAATGAATGCAGGATCCCTGCTAAACTTAAATAA